The sequence ATTGCCTACTACCAGCAAGCTTTGCAAGTTTGTACCCGCGATGCCTTTCCCCAACAATGGGCAATGACTCAAAACAATCTGGGCCCTGCCTACTCAAACCGCATCCAGGGAGACAAGGCACAAAATCTGGAACATGCCATTGCCTGCTACCAGCAAGCTTTGCAAGTTCGTACCCGCGATGCCTTTCCCCAAGATTGGGCAGGTACCCAAAACAATCTGGGCAGTGCCTACCAAGACCGCATCCAGGGAGATAGGGCACAAAATCTGGAAGATGCCATTGCCTACTACCAGCAAGCTTTGCAAGTATATACCCGCGATGCCTTTCCCCAACAGTGGGCAATGACTCAAAACGGTCTGGGCAATGCCTACTTGTACCGCATCCAGGGAGATAGGGCACAAAATCTGGAAGATGCCATTGCCTGCTATCGCAACGCCCTTACTATTTATACACCCAAAGCCATTCCTTTAGAGTGTTGGAGAACTGGACGCAACTTGGGAAATTTAGGATTCCAACAAGGCAACTGGCAACTTGCCATTGAAGGCTACAGCCAAGCCATCGATGCTGTGGAAAATTCCCGCAGCCAGTCAGTAGACGAACAACGCCGCCAGGAAATTCTCAAAGAATCCATTGGTGTCTACGAAAACCTCGTTCAAGCGTATATCCAAGTAGGAGACATCAAAAACGCCATCGAAACCACGGAACGTTCCCGCTGCCAGCGTTTGGTGGATTTAATGGCTACCTCCGACCTATATCCCGAAGGCGAAGTTCCTCCCCTGGTCCAGGAATACCAACAACTGCAACAACAAATCAACAACCTCCGCTACCGCTGGCAGTTTCCCCAACAGGAAAAACAGCTAGTAGGTGCCAAACGCGATGCCACACCGCAATTTTCCCAAAAAGACCGCCAGCAAATCGAACAACTAGAGGCGGAAAAACAACAAATATGGCAGCAAATCCGCCGCCAAGACTTGCTGCAAGCTGCCCAACAACAAACCGAACATCTATCCCTGGCACAGATGCAGCAACTGATTCCCCACCAGCAAGCCGCGTTGCTTAGTTTCTATACCACTAAAAACGACACTCACATCTTTATCTTGAAACCGGGGCAATCCCCACAAATATTCACTTGCCAGGGAGAGAGTCAACAAGAATTGCAACAGTGGATTCTGGATAACTGGTCAACCCCCTATCGCCGCGATAACAGCACTTGGCTGCAACAAATGTCGCCAGTTCTGCAACAACTCAGCCAACGCTTGCACCTCGACCAACTCATCCAACAACACTTGCAGGATATCCGAGAACTCATCATCGTTCCCCACCTCGCCTTGCACCAAATTCCCTTCGCCGCTTTGCCCATCGACACCAGCCAACCCACCGCCGCCAGCGAAACCACCCGCCATCCCGCCACCGACGATACCCGCATGGGAGGCAAACGCAAATCCCAAACCGCCAATATCGCTACCCCCACCGCTACCCGCTACCTCAGCGACCTCTTCCGCCTGCGTGTGGTACCCAGTTGCCAAATTCTCAATTTCTGCCACCAACGCACCGACAACACTGCCCCCCAATCCACCATCGGCATTGTGGAAGATGCCACCGACGACCTCTATTTCACGGAATACGAATGCGACACTCTGGCACAACTCTATCAAGTGCCTTCCCAACAACGCCTGCGCCGCCAACACGCCACCACTGCCAAATACCAAAACCTCCTCGCCCAAGTCCAACAACTCCATTCCAGCCACCACGCCAGTTCCGATTTGGGCAATCCCCTCAACTCGCGACTGGTGCTTGCCGACGGCTACCTTTCTCTGGAACAATTGCTCACTTGGCGATTTCCCCAGGTACAAGAGGTGTTCCTTTCCTGCTGCGAAACTAACTTATCCACCACCGAACTCACGGACGATATTCTCACCATCAGTACCGGTTTTCTCTGCATTGGTGTTAGCAGTGCCATCAGTACCCTGTGGGCGGTGAACGACCTGGCGACGGCGGTTTTTGCTACGTTGTACTACCAACAACGCCGCCAACACACCACCGCTGCTGCTTTGCAACAAGCCCAACAACGCCTGCGTTGTCTCACCAATGAGGAACTGGAACGGGCGTACCTCCCCCAAATTCGTCCCTATTTGCAAAATCGTCTGGCGCGGGAAAGGGAGGCTTTGGCGGCGGCGGAAGCCCAGTTGAAACAACGTCGCCAACTGAGTTCGGAACAACGTTTGTCTTGGAAGGATGAACATAAGAAACGTAAAAAAGCGGTTCGGCGGCTAACGCAATTGTTGGAGGAGGGGTTGAGTCTCTTTTGCCAGCAACGCTATCCTTTTGCCCATCCGCAATATTGGGCTGGTTTTATTGTGCAGGGTCAGTGAGGTGCGAAGAAGGCGCGATCGCTTGTTTGCTTTCCCAAACCAATGAGGAAACGGAGAGGGAGGGATTCGAACCCCCGGAACCCTGAACGGGTTCATCTGATTTCAAGTCAGACGCAATCGACCGCTCTGCCACCTCTCCAGCAGTTGTTATTGTATCGTATTTTTCCTTTGGTTTGTAGGGGGTAGTTGGGGGTTAGGCAGATTGCATCCAGCAGAGATTTTGGTTTTGATGCAAAATTTCCTCAGAAACGATTTGAAAGTCTTCGCCAACCCACACCAAGGAGGCTTGGGCAACTCGCCCGTTGCGTAGGGTGATTAAGGAAAAGTTGCGGCAGCGATCGCCTTCGATGTCTACAATTCTAGGTACGCTGGCAGCGTTGAGATACACCGTACCTTCCCCATCTACGTACAAAGATTGCCGGCGACAGGTGTTGGTATGGCGCAGGCGGTGGTGCATGTGACCGAAGGTGACTAGGGGGATGGTTTTCCCTAATGCCCGGGTTTGTGCGATCGCTTCGCTAAAATCTGGGTCGCCGTAGTCGCCACCAATGGGTTTCCAATCCTTACCACAGGGGGCTTCTGGCTGCGAACCCAACCCATAGGGTCCGTTGTGACCGAGAAACAGCACTGTATCTACTGGGGTTTCTTGCGCGGCAGCGACAATGCGATCGGTGGATTCTTGCAAATTATGGACCCCAAAGCGTTCTTGATAGAAGCTAGCATGTTTCCATTCTGGACCCCCCCAACTA is a genomic window of Geitlerinema sp. PCC 9228 containing:
- a CDS encoding TIGR04168 family protein; this encodes MHSDNHSFYQETIKNSLTIAVIGDIHDQWEKADERALQHLGVDLVLFVGDYGNEAVSLVRSIAQLDIPKAAVFGNHDAWYTMTDWGRRKCPYDREKEDWVNLQMEALSDCHVGYSQRTFPQFQLAVVGTRPFSWGGPEWKHASFYQERFGVHNLQESTDRIVAAAQETPVDTVLFLGHNGPYGLGSQPEAPCGKDWKPIGGDYGDPDFSEAIAQTRALGKTIPLVTFGHMHHRLRHTNTCRRQSLYVDGEGTVYLNAASVPRIVDIEGDRCRNFSLITLRNGRVAQASLVWVGEDFQIVSEEILHQNQNLCWMQSA
- a CDS encoding CHAT domain-containing tetratricopeptide repeat protein, coding for IAYYQQALQVCTRDAFPQQWAMTQNNLGPAYSNRIQGDKAQNLEHAIACYQQALQVRTRDAFPQDWAGTQNNLGSAYQDRIQGDRAQNLEDAIAYYQQALQVYTRDAFPQQWAMTQNGLGNAYLYRIQGDRAQNLEDAIACYRNALTIYTPKAIPLECWRTGRNLGNLGFQQGNWQLAIEGYSQAIDAVENSRSQSVDEQRRQEILKESIGVYENLVQAYIQVGDIKNAIETTERSRCQRLVDLMATSDLYPEGEVPPLVQEYQQLQQQINNLRYRWQFPQQEKQLVGAKRDATPQFSQKDRQQIEQLEAEKQQIWQQIRRQDLLQAAQQQTEHLSLAQMQQLIPHQQAALLSFYTTKNDTHIFILKPGQSPQIFTCQGESQQELQQWILDNWSTPYRRDNSTWLQQMSPVLQQLSQRLHLDQLIQQHLQDIRELIIVPHLALHQIPFAALPIDTSQPTAASETTRHPATDDTRMGGKRKSQTANIATPTATRYLSDLFRLRVVPSCQILNFCHQRTDNTAPQSTIGIVEDATDDLYFTEYECDTLAQLYQVPSQQRLRRQHATTAKYQNLLAQVQQLHSSHHASSDLGNPLNSRLVLADGYLSLEQLLTWRFPQVQEVFLSCCETNLSTTELTDDILTISTGFLCIGVSSAISTLWAVNDLATAVFATLYYQQRRQHTTAAALQQAQQRLRCLTNEELERAYLPQIRPYLQNRLAREREALAAAEAQLKQRRQLSSEQRLSWKDEHKKRKKAVRRLTQLLEEGLSLFCQQRYPFAHPQYWAGFIVQGQ